In Danaus plexippus chromosome 3 unlocalized genomic scaffold, MEX_DaPlex mxdp_34, whole genome shotgun sequence, the DNA window CAGAGttagatttttatgttgtaATGTTACTTTCAATCATATCGCTAAATCCTTTTCAAGCCAGagttacatacattaatatacgtacatattatttaagctTTATAACggcatataaataagtttattttgcacaataaattcttttaaattttatttgatagttttaattcactgataaaacaataaaaatacttttcttgcACGGAcgtcttgaaataaaaatgcaacagaatctattttcataaatataaaaaaaaaataatgacccTATGATTCTATGGTTCGCCTGTGCTCAAACCAAACCGCAACCATTATGGGAACCTCAGCAAATTGCTTATCCCTAAGATATAATACCACTAGCAGGTCTTCCTCGAGAAATAATGACTTAATCATtttgaattcaatataatgtgGAAtagacaaaaacaaaaacaatataaatgacatccagataacaaaataatttgaaataaaatattatttgatctGACGTAggtatgacaaatataaaccagttacatataattttagattataattactttgaatagccgtttacattaattattataataataacaaaaaaatgacACATATGTTACaggcataatattaatacacgtTTTACCGTTCCATtaaaattgtgaaataaaaaatatcaattgtgCATTATTCTCTTGAATAAAAGGACGTTTAATacagagaaataaatattatcaagatACAATTTAAGTTAAggcataatgagatctaagactttcgcgagtgttattaatttaaatgaaactaatatattttcggatatactacgcggattttaaaaatgttgtaaaatccgcgtagtatatccgaaaatatattaatttcattcagtTAAGGCATTTAAAGGTTTAAATCATTACATTCATACTTCTTTACATAACACATATATCGTtttaagtacattaaaaaataattttatcactgaacaatgtaaaataacaGCTGAAACTTttgactattttattatatagaaataattttcattcttctcttattatatagtttatgtATGTAATCGAATAAccttttgattatttataatgtatataaatattcattataatgacAATGCACCGTAAACAGTAGTTAAGTGCCGGTACATTAAATCGAACAAGATGGACGcaataaaatgacaatttatcTTTATGGTCCGGTGAGTTCGGAGCGATAAGAAAAGTAAGGATTCCTAAAACTGAATGTAGCAATGGCTGGGTTTAtgccatttttattataactatagttATTAAATGAAGGCTTTAAAGTCAACAACTTGAAAAGCGACATAGGACTTCAAAACGAGCTTTTGTAAAATGCtattaagtgaaataaattattgtaactgGAATCGAAACAACTTCGTTATCATAAACGAACCATCGTCACTACAAAACGActacatatatgaattaattctaCATACTAcccatttatttacttaaaacttcaatgtttttttataataaaataattttggatttttttttattaaactagaaTTTGGTTAGGTATATATGCTATTTAGATAGagcgtttattttttgtccttTCTAATACTGTTACGTGTAACATTTTGAGAAATATGGTCTCAATGTTCGTAAATAAGTATTCTAAGAAGTTTTCTATTCATAAACAGCTAATTTGCTAATAACAAATGTCGCAAGATTTGACTAGGAAcactatattcaatataaagatGACATTTACGACTACATGCACCAACTAAAtcttataatagaatataaatttcatcgtttaaattacaaaaaattattaagttgatAAGTATTTATGAGTAATTGGAAATTATCATCATAAGACGAttaagagagagagagactTTCTCTCGCAGATACGTGAAGAAACTTATTTGCAAATTCGCACGCCAGTGTTGATGCATCGTCATTGTAAGATAACTCTTCATGCAGATAAGAAAATTCACTTTCGCTtgtgtaaaaaatgttataatagcATTGAGGTTGTTAGTACTGTGTCAGCTGCGTTTTTACTAGtgttttgttaaatgataactatatatgtatgtggtCGCTATAGTATCAAAAACTAAGGCTCTTATTTAGACGAAAtttctgtaatttataaatatataacatataacatatactcaatattttaaaaatgattttcatcGATACACGTtcaattcttaattttctaattacacccttttttaattgtattatttcacatcACAATGCGAGCTCTACATGCTCTatgaataaattgtaaatttgtagagtttgcttttaaataacaagtttGTTAATGAAGTAAGTCAACCAGTTAcagtgaatatattataaatcacagAAAAGATATAAGTAAGTGATGCTGcgtataagaattattttccttaaattcaattacaaattgattaaaatgttttgtggAGAATATAATCTTCACTCTTTTCGTTTGTATTTTGGGCGTATCGAAACAATTTAGTCGGCAGATTTACACCAGCGTATGCTCATGAATACAAACGCTGTGGTTGAAttgataattacgaataaaatgtataagataTCTGTACTTAAGGAATTACTCGAGCCTACTGCTGGAttataatgatgaaaaaattacatattgctttaggaatatataattataggaCATACTTGAAATGTTgtcatgatatttttatcaaacttaAGATTTATTACAGAATTATAATACATGTAAAACATACTACTTTTGCTCGACTACGCTCGCGTTGGAGCCAAATtttcagatatatatttacttatcactcgtaatgtttgtttaaattgtaCTTTAATAAGGTTATTTGTTTCACATAAATTGATTTTGGGGTTCTGAACGTAAGTATGTCTAGTAGAGGATGTTACTCAAATTCATTGGAGCGTGGCGTGGCGTCATGACTGACAGAATATAACTTTCTTATCAACCGACGTCCAAGGTGGAGGGTTTCTTAAGTCgactctatatttatatatatctatatagttttgatgtcttttaaattaagttttttacacaacgattttattttgtagttttaaCCAAAAGATTGAAGATTTCCCTAATTCAGTAGTTTAAGTGGTAGGAAGAGTCCCaagattttatgaaaaaaaaaacctttatatgtttataatcaatatatttttgggtCTAGATAATGGAAAAGACTAATTagattttgtaaatatcttGAAGTTGATGTGCATACCGTAATTTTATCatgaataagttttttttatacaaaagacTTCAACgagttgtttaattttcttgtgagtcacatttaaaattaatgatttataacgaatgaattttcatttgtttatatttagagaatgcctttttttaaattaatgttagtaATAACAGTATGAAGTCAAATACTCGTAcctaacaattaatatttagtaaaaattttaatgggaCTAATGCGCCAACaattaatgtaacatttcACAAGCAAttagttacattaaataatcatgaaattacaataaataaagttcttctaatgctttttaattatttaatagccAATTAGCAAATTTCTGTTCTAAAACAATTCTCTTTCAGAGCACGTAGAAAACAGGACTCTAATGTGTCTCTCACTCGTGTGAGAGGAGTGcggatatatataaatatatatgagtgGGAGGGAGATGGTTGAAGCGTAACCTTTCGCTAAGCGTCCAGCTAAGAACTGAGGACAAAAACTGTTGTTGTCAGTGCGTCGCAGAACGCAGTGAGAGCATAAGGTTCAATAAGTTTGACATTGGTGTTTGTTTTGACGAAAGATGGCGCTCAAATCGTTAGCAGTTCTGGCGTGCCTAATAGGTAAGTTTATGGAATGTAACCTCCGTTACCTATCACATATACTTTGAATATCAATTACTTATAAACCATTCCCTGTATTGATATATTCTCCATTCTATAAGTTTCAAAACACTTTTCAATATCCATCGAAGCACTTCGGGCATTAATTGGAAaggactttttaattatttcatttttacggTTTTAACAGaatctttaacatttatttttgacacTCATAGTAACTTTGCGTGACTAAATTTGAACCGTTTTATACTGATGTAATCAGTTAAGAACTTTAAATGCATATCACGATGCATTTACAATACGGTTatgaaagtattatatttgtctTGCAATCAAGGTCATGTTCTAGAGGGTGAATGAGTAGGAAAATGTTTCAGTGACTCATTtagatttacataaataagtacatgcatatatatattatttggacCGTTAAATAGTTACGAGGttctcatttattatatttattaaatcattaccTCACTATTTCAGGTCTAATTTATACAGCCTTAGATGGTATTGTCAGATAATTTTTGGCACAACTTTCAGTATCTGTTACGTAATACAGAAAGTTGCTTCATCTGTCTTTGTCCAATGTACTGTCACAATCTTATTACGGCGGTATCATAATGTATTTCACAAAATGTgtaaacaaaagtatattttatgtcacacATTtcgcataaataaattaatattttaaataaaaatcgcaagttcatatttttatattattatatatgttaactaTAATAATGCCTGTATAATATTGAAGGAAAATCatacattaaatgaaaatgtatataaagtaaCTTCAATAATCTTATTCAGATTATCCTAGAAGAAAGCTATCGATCATTAACTTTGacattttatctaaaaagGAAGTCTGATACGTGTTCAATGCGAACAACTAGATAATTAAAAGCAAGCGACAGGAAACACGGCCGTATATCTGTTTCATCGTTTTTTTCTCgacaactatttatttattattcaatgtcAAACTCGTtaagtatttcaataaattgaaCATTGAGACACTCAGCTatcgatatattattaacctataaaatagtaaaagtttcaacttttattgtttatgcTTTTATTTGACCTTGAATTGtacatgtaaatgtaaaaactGTTAGACGCTCAGACACGTTTCAtgccaataaaattttaacgagaGACATTTAAGTAATTCATGAATCCAGGaactatatacattataacttTTAGATACACGTTATATCTTGAGCAGATAATAATTGAGTTATTACGCCAACATTAGctatgaattttgttttaagaccTTTTTTTCcgttttcattcaaataactaACAACATTGTCGTGATTTTCCAGTGTTAGCTTCATCAGCAGTACCAAAAAAGGGTCGGAAACCAGCCAACCCTCCCGCACGAGTCGCCGATGACTCGGAAACAGACGCTGAGATCACCAGCTCCTGTCCTGATGATGGATTCTTTGCTGACGCGGAACAGTGTGACAAATACTACGAGTGCAGGtaacagtttaaataaaaatgacattgaAAGAAACCTTCAATATAAGactatatatcatttatttccggttaaatttattattatatgttaattagttaattgttacattttacttttgaaatttagactgttattcttataaatttattaaaaaacacagctatttttcatttttatactttatatgacACTTTTAACTTCTAATATTGTGATAAAAGCCCATACCTTTTTTTACTGTAAAGTCAGACAGTGGTAATACTAATTAAGGAGAAGTCGTACAGAGTTTATCATCATTTATAATTCCTCTTTTTTAAGTATctgaataatgtttataaaaacatactacctatacttttttttatataaatctcaaACTCAAACTCCCTTaactctttaatataaaaatttaaatatacttttataaacacacattttaattctaattgtGACAGACCTTGACatttgatatttgaatttaaaattatcagctTAGCGTAGTATATATTAATGCTTTACATTTAATGGTTGTTTTAtcttatgataattatattttactgctCTTTaaccattatatttttaacaatacaatttttccttatttgatgaaaaacattttgggAGTTGATTTGCGATAACTCAAAATCACAAAAAGTGTGagtaagtaaaaaaacaaaaattctcaaaaggaagctgtgaaatattttaaaatacattgttggaatttttttatcagtttctagataatattaattaaagtaatctaTTATTAACACCACCAAtactttaaagtattttttgttaattgcaGAAATGGTCAAATAATCGAAAAACTGTGTCCCGATGGTATGGTCTTCAACGACTACAGTCCCGAAGAGGAAAAGTGTGATCTGCCGTTCAATATTGACTGTTCACAAAGACCCAAATTACGTAagctgattttaaatataaaccatAGCAACATaatttacgtaataaatatcaatttaaataatttagtttaaagcATTAagagttatataataaaggtcAGAGTACACGTGAGTGTTGGCGACACGTGCATGCCATTTTGGCGACGGGTTGGTGGCATCAGTATTATAATGATGTCGTGCTAAAGGTTACGTTTGCTCGAAACAACTTTCCAATCTCAAGGGAGCTGTGGCCTTGACGCTGCTggaatttattgaataacatttttgttgtCAAGTTGTGTTAGTTCTCTAGATAAAAAAGCAATTAcagtaattaaatatctaatagCGAGTACAGGATTATAGACTAAAAAGTtctacaaagaaaaaaaaatgttattactaAGCTCTGTATCccttattaattgtatatactaCCAGATATAATTGAacacttaaatattactttaaatttcaacAGAGGAGCCAATTCCCGCTGAGCACTGTGTACGTCAAAATGGTTACTTCTCCCACGAGGATCCTAAGGAGTGTGGAAAGTTCTATTACTGCGTGGACGGCAAGTTTAACGCCATCACTTGTCCTGAAGGTCTCGTCTATAATGACAAGTCTGGAATCTGTACTTGGGCAGATGAGGCAAAGAAGAAGGGCTGTGGCGCTGCTGGTAGGtttcaaacattatattatttttactaagatAAAGAGAAATTCAGCAAATGTGTTAAAGTCGAAAATTTGTGATCCTAATGCTGAGTAACTGTAACACTCCAGATGTTTTCAAATTCGAGTGCCCCGCTGTGAATGAGACATTCGCCCTCACTCACCCTCGATACGCTGATCCTGATGACTGTCAGTTCTTCTACGTGTGCATCAATGGAAACACCCCGAGACGGTCAGGATGCAAGCTTGGTCAAGCCTTCGATGATGTTAGCAAGAAATGCGAATGGGCCAGGAGGGTTCCTGAATGGTAagcttataattaaaaataacttgaaaaaATTTGCTTCTTCAGATAATTTGGTCTTTGTGtaagtcataatatttataaaattttccttcaCAGCGCCGACTGGTACAAGGGTCAACTAACAGATGCTGAGCTCGATGCCCTAGAGAACCCTCCTACGCCCAAACCTAAACCGTCAGGCTCCTCATCGCGCCGCAAACCTATGAGACCCAGCAAAGGAAAACAAATTGaagaataattgaaatagCACTTAAATATAGTTAGGCAAATAAATGATAAGTTATAtagatatcttttttaatatgttttatttatgccTTTATGTACATGTTAAGAATTCGAgccaaaaaagaaaataaatcttaaatcaaTCGATGAGAGATCCGAATCggaatttttaactttactcGACCTTAGgcagttaataatttttttatcgctTAATGTATTGTCAAGATACATTTGTCGTTAACAACcctaatatagttaaaaatactatattattatctatctATTATTTCCAATATACCTACAAtctatacttttaaatgtagtAGTCATTAGTCATATAATTAGCCACATTTATatccatattttttaacacatctaaaatattcaaatagactgaaaaatataaaggattAATAATAGGATTGCCATATTCTTTACATCcgtaaaattcaaaaattagcTCTTCTATCAAATTCCTATTTCTCTTAGCAATGACtaagacatttataatatgttttgtaattttcccAGACAGTCGagttgttttttaagaaaactcAGACCGAGTTATCTTTTTTAATGGGGCTGTCTGCCGGAATGTGTGTGATTAATGATATCTGAGACTTTCTCTAGTGTCCatttacattttcatctcatctgcccgtgatcacggttgtgcAAAGTATCCGGAACGCAGGgagtatttagtttaaaataataaataaaaaaactcctagtgcatccgaaaatattagttttatttaaatgtatacaattatttttatagttataaatggaaaaacattttaatcggTCTTGTCTGATAGCACTTCTTGGGTATCACAGGAATAAGaacaaaaaacagaaaattaatcttttaaaaattttaaattcgtaTCACatgtaagaaattaaaaaaaattatattaaatagcatTAAAAATCGAAACCGAATCTTTTTTAGTTGGAGGCAATTTGGTTGCCCCATTTTTGTtacttgattttaattttaaacttatttgagCATCACGAACAGAAGCCAAGTTGTAATAGGGACACATATGGAAACAGGGACATAAATATCTGAAATtggtaatttgataatttgataattgatAAGCAATTAATCATTGACTCGTTAGTAATGGAGAAAGCAGATTTTCAAATTTGAACTACATTGATCCTTAGGGGTTTAGAATACTtggactattttattaataccttcagttttttgaaaaatctctatattaatttctacCATCACCAactttactgtattttttatgtataatctttaaacactataaatattattcgggGATGGaagactatatttatatatttttgtttactaaGTTCGTACTCTGACAATTAGATTCATATTCTTACTATGATTAGCCAATAATATTCTGGGACGACtcatttaatagaatttcTTTGTCAGTGACGTCCCatctcttttaaataattttaaaacagtcgTTTTACTAGaaaattttgtctttttaacgcaatatatctatattattgcAACAACTAAAATAACAGGCGTAAGTGAGGTTCTGAGACGAGAGATACATTACATTGTATTTCGCTAACTTGTTAtgagaattgttttattaccaTCTGCATcaaacatttaatgttttcattcaataaaaaaccattttaataatacctaAAAACTAAGAAGATTTAAGTAATATCGTCACTATATATAgggttgtatatattatttttctggtAATGATCCTTCAAAATCAATctgaaaaaatttacaaatcttACATAGATTTTAAGCTCAATTCgcctattttaataaacgaacCTTATAAGCGCAGATACCtacttattaattacaaaattgaaATGTGATTCATAAGATAACCTACGTTTAATGTATAATTGCTTTTAAtaagttactttaaataattgttttgtttgctaaataaattaattgttcttGATTGATGTCATCCAGTTATCCTTGTATGTGttagaattaatttgtaacaagAGTTGAAATTAAAggcatgttatttttttaatatttttttattcatatatacatatattattttctatttacattttagCTGCCCTTTATTTACATGGTTTGttgtattgataaaatatatacaatgattTATCGATTGTTAAACATGTTTAGTAACTTTATGGTAACTAATATCACACAAATTGATTTTGCTTTTGGTAACCTATGGAagtgtagatataaaaatatatttgaaaattaagtaagtcattaaaatcacattgtcaaataaataaataggatTAGGTGGAAAATAAATTCCtatgtgattttaaataaaattatcacaaaaagaaaacaaaactagTGTTTTAAACACTTTCAATTTGTAACAGCTTGGATTTTTCatgaatgtttattaattaagccAAAGGTTTGTTTTCattcacataataaaaaaaatatttaagcgtGTGCACAGTGTGGCACTAATTCGGGATCTTCACAAGTGAGGTTCTGGTCGTCGAAAACTTTTCCTTCTCCGCAGGTGATCAGTCGAGGGTTTCCCTCTACGCATGTGATAAGTCTGTGGCAGTCCCCGGGCACCGGGAAACGAGGGAAAGGCCAGAACTTGGCTGACTGGGTATTGGCGGGAACTTTAGTTGGACACTTGAAGCCAACGACAgctgtgaaaaaatatatgcaaagaTTAGTTAAGTTAAGATAAGCAAAGATTAGATAAGATTAGATTAGATGCGAGATCGTAAATAAGTTATACCACAGCTGTGTTCTAATTTTAACAAGTGTTATGATTGTAATTGCattgcaaaatataatttatctaaatatacaagtgatgtttataaatagtaattttatagtattaagaTATAAGCTTAGTGAAAAGATTCTTAAGTTAAATTACTTGAAGTAAATGTATAGATTATACtctttattaaaatggtatgaaaaattagtttaaggagttatcaatattaattttaaaattggtaatttttcatatatcatCATCAATCATGAATCAATCAATACATAGTATAAAAAGTCCCaggccgcgtctgtctgtctgtgcgcgataaacggaaaaactactgcaccgattatcaaacagttgtCGCCACtcgaaggttttagtatataattagttaagtttttgtatttacttgtttgtacattaacgataattgttgaagatgtcgcaAAAACATGAgtcgtctgagagcttttaacgaaaacgctgtctagagtctttgagatataacaaaataatatatggtggaattgtgtatcttatataggtctacagaaaagtccgcggtgtcatatgtctatacctaaAGGATAACATCCTATATTCATGTTACAACtcttaaaaattgaaattccttaagtgtttattggaaagctatctacataaatacggtattaagtcttatcaaaataaattacttcgttttcaagcctacatcagtatcataacataatataagttgaatgattctcaaaattatataggctattttacattttctgtaAAGAGctcgtgcgaagccggggctggttcctagttttttataaattatgattgataataatcataatttctaaataataagataatgtaagagtattattatctgtataaaaaataataatagattttagttttagaatattatgaattagaaataatcatataatttttaagttaagattgttgaaacttgaaaaaatttttttctgaattgtgtttaatttaaattaataataccttCAGGGTTACAGAAAGGTTGCAGGAGATCAGGCCAGTTGCAACCATGGATACGCTCGTCGTATACTAGACCAGGGGTGCAAGGTTCTTGATGGGGGATGCCGAAAGCGCATTTAATGTAGCTTGTTGAACATTCAGCGCTATCTGGGTATATACCGAACTGGTATTCGCAACCAGGAGTAGAGTATGGTGTCACTGTGGGGATGATACaagtgatttaataattttagctGCTTTAAGAAACTCGATCTCATTCAACTTTCGAAAATAGTGTCTTATTAACTGTACTTACTAATGCCAAGCACAATTTATAAGTCATCTATTCCagtacaaacattttattcgacgaatattgtttgaatcttaacaaaaaaagtagTTATAAATgcaattgatataaaaaaactcacAGTCAGCTTTCCTTTCACCACAGTCGACGGCCCAGTGGTAGTTGCAATGGTTGTGTACTGCGCCCTTGCCGTCAAACAGAAGGCCGTTCTCGCATGTTTCGACGGTAAGTGTGCCGTTTGTGCACAAAAAGAATTGATCACATAACTCGGGGTGGGCATATGCCTGTAATGAGATGATTTTCAATCAGATAAGGACGATTaatacacacaaacacacacacacacacacattcatacatacatacaacttatacgataatgtaaaattaagttatgttttttattgaattggttggatttaaaataatcgctTATGCTGTTATGGGTCGTTAAAGTTACCTGAACTCCATAGTGCTCCGGACAGGTTGGAGCATGTGGAAGAAGGATCCCTGCGTGCGCTGAAAGGAGCacaataatatgaatgaacgaacgaatgtatttattaatgaatgaatGTAATCTTAAAACGAAGGTCATAAAGTCTAAAAGATATACgtatatttgaaatgtcaaatgtttatatgaga includes these proteins:
- the LOC116766720 gene encoding protein obstructor-E; protein product: MALKSLAVLACLIVLASSAVPKKGRKPANPPARVADDSETDAEITSSCPDDGFFADAEQCDKYYECRNGQIIEKLCPDGMVFNDYSPEEEKCDLPFNIDCSQRPKLQEPIPAEHCVRQNGYFSHEDPKECGKFYYCVDGKFNAITCPEGLVYNDKSGICTWADEAKKKGCGAADVFKFECPAVNETFALTHPRYADPDDCQFFYVCINGNTPRRSGCKLGQAFDDVSKKCEWARRVPECADWYKGQLTDAELDALENPPTPKPKPSGSSSRRKPMRPSKGKQIEE
- the LOC116776346 gene encoding protein obstructor-E gives rise to the protein MISSVFAVLTLCVVYAHAGILLPHAPTCPEHYGVQAYAHPELCDQFFLCTNGTLTVETCENGLLFDGKGAVHNHCNYHWAVDCGERKADLTPYSTPGCEYQFGIYPDSAECSTSYIKCAFGIPHQEPCTPGLVYDERIHGCNWPDLLQPFCNPEAVVGFKCPTKVPANTQSAKFWPFPRFPVPGDCHRLITCVEGNPRLITCGEGKVFDDQNLTCEDPELVPHCAHA